A region from the Peromyscus maniculatus bairdii isolate BWxNUB_F1_BW_parent chromosome 5, HU_Pman_BW_mat_3.1, whole genome shotgun sequence genome encodes:
- the Ndufb7 gene encoding NADH dehydrogenase [ubiquinone] 1 beta subcomplex subunit 7 yields MGAHLARRYVWDASVEPDPLQMPSFPPDYGFPDRKERVMVATQQEMNDAQLTLQQRDYCAHYLIRLLKCKRDSFPNFVACKHEQHDWDYCEHLDYVKRMKEFERERRLLQRKKRREEKAQRIAQGQGEGEVGPEMAL; encoded by the exons ATGGGGGCGCATCTAGCCCGGCGCTATGTCTGGGACGCCTCGGTGGAGCCTGACCCCCTGCAGATGCCCAGCTTCCCGCCGGACTACGGCTTCCCGGATCGCAAGGAGCGCG TGATGGTGGCCACGCAACAGGAGATGAACGATGCCCAGCTGACGCTGCAGCAACGTGACTACTGCGCCCACTACCTCATCCGGCTGCTGAAGTGCAAGCGGGACAGCTTCCCCAACTTCGTGGCTTGCAAGCATGAGCAGCACGACTGGGATTACTGCGAGCACCTGGA CTATGTGAAGCGAATGAAGGAGTTTGAACGTGAACGGCGACTGCTCCAGAGGAAGAAGCGGAGGGAAGAGAAGGCGCAGCGGATAGCCCAAGGccagggagaaggagaggtgggcccTGAGATGGCCCTCTAG
- the Tecr gene encoding very-long-chain enoyl-CoA reductase isoform X7: protein MKHYEVEPQATIAEIKNLFTKTHPQWYPARQSLRLDPKGKSLKDEDVLQKLPVGTTATLFFRDLGAQISWVTVFLTEYAGPLFIYLLFYFRVPFIYGHKYDFTSSRHTVVHLACICHSFHYVKRLLETLFVHRFSHGTMPLRNIFKNCTYYWGFAAWMAYYINHPLYTPPTYGAQQVKLALTIFVICQLGNFSIHMALRDLRPAGSKTRKIPYPTKNPFTWLFLLVSCPNYTYEVGSWIGFAIMTQCVPVALFSLVGFTQMTIWAKGKHRSYLKEFRDYPPLRMPIIPFLL, encoded by the exons GTGGAGCCTCAGGCCACCATTGCTGAAATCAAGAACCTCTTCACCAAGACAC ACCCGCAATGGTACCCTGCCCGACAGTCCCTCCGCCTGGACCCCA AGGGAAAGTCGCTGAAAGATGAAGATGTCTTGCAGAAGCTTCCTGTGGGCACCACAGCCACACTCTTCTTCCGGGACCTGGGAGCCCAGATCAGCTGGGTGACG GTCTTCCTGACTGAGTACGCTGGGCCTCTTTTCATCTACTTGCTCTTCTACTTCCGGGTGCCCTTCATTTATGGCCACAAATATGACTTCACATCCAGTCGGCACACGGTGGTGCA CCTTGCCTGCATCTGCCACTCATTCCACTACGTCAAGCGGCTGCTGGAGACGCTCTTCGTGCACCGCTTCTCTCACGGAACCATGCCCCTGAGAAACATCTTCAAA AACTGCACCTACTATTGGGGCTTTGCTGCATGGATGGCCTATTACATCAACCACCCTCTCTACACACCCCCTA CCTACGGAGCCCAGCAGGTTAAGTTGGCGCTGACCATCTTTGTG ATCTGCCAGCTTGGCAACTTCTCCATCCACATGGCTCTTCGGGACCTTCGGCCAGCTG GGTCCAAGACCAGGAAGATCCCATACCCCACCAAGAACCCCTTCACCTGGCTATTCCTGCTGGTGTCCTGTCCCAACTACACTTACGAG GTCGGGTCCTGGATTGGCTTTGCCATCATGACGCAGTGTGTTCCAG TGGCCCTCTTCTCCTTGGTGGGCTTCACCCAGATGACTATCTGGGCCAAAGGCAAGCATCGCAGCTACCTGAAGGAGTTCCGTGACTACCCACCCCTGCGCATGCCCATTATCCCCTTCCTGCTCTGA
- the Tecr gene encoding very-long-chain enoyl-CoA reductase isoform X2: MLPSPAQSSFCEGRSEVWGLAAGSGHHSLVGRAEAGSGMDISLSMAAQEAHQGLDALPMPMPHKVAKKHKKAVLFFEVEILDAKTREKLCFLDKVEPQATIAEIKNLFTKTQGKSLKDEDVLQKLPVGTTATLFFRDLGAQISWVTVFLTEYAGPLFIYLLFYFRVPFIYGHKYDFTSSRHTVVHLACICHSFHYVKRLLETLFVHRFSHGTMPLRNIFKNCTYYWGFAAWMAYYINHPLYTPPTYGAQQVKLALTIFVICQLGNFSIHMALRDLRPAGSKTRKIPYPTKNPFTWLFLLVSCPNYTYEVGSWIGFAIMTQCVPVALFSLVGFTQMTIWAKGKHRSYLKEFRDYPPLRMPIIPFLL, encoded by the exons ATGCTGCCCAGCCCAGCTCAGAGCAGCTTTTGTGAGGGGAGGTCGGAGGTGTGGGGGCTGGCGGCTGGCAGTGGGCATCACAGCCTGGTAGGCAGAGCAGAGGCCGGCAGTGGCATGGATATCAGCTTGAGCATGGCGGCCCAGGAGGCCCACCAAGGCCTCGATGCTCTTCCCATGCCCATGCCCCACAAGGTAGCCAAGAAGCATAAAAAGGCGGTTCTCTTCTTTGAGGTGGAGATTCTGGATGCGAAGACAAGGGAGAAGCTGTGCTTCCTGGACAAG GTGGAGCCTCAGGCCACCATTGCTGAAATCAAGAACCTCTTCACCAAGACAC AGGGAAAGTCGCTGAAAGATGAAGATGTCTTGCAGAAGCTTCCTGTGGGCACCACAGCCACACTCTTCTTCCGGGACCTGGGAGCCCAGATCAGCTGGGTGACG GTCTTCCTGACTGAGTACGCTGGGCCTCTTTTCATCTACTTGCTCTTCTACTTCCGGGTGCCCTTCATTTATGGCCACAAATATGACTTCACATCCAGTCGGCACACGGTGGTGCA CCTTGCCTGCATCTGCCACTCATTCCACTACGTCAAGCGGCTGCTGGAGACGCTCTTCGTGCACCGCTTCTCTCACGGAACCATGCCCCTGAGAAACATCTTCAAA AACTGCACCTACTATTGGGGCTTTGCTGCATGGATGGCCTATTACATCAACCACCCTCTCTACACACCCCCTA CCTACGGAGCCCAGCAGGTTAAGTTGGCGCTGACCATCTTTGTG ATCTGCCAGCTTGGCAACTTCTCCATCCACATGGCTCTTCGGGACCTTCGGCCAGCTG GGTCCAAGACCAGGAAGATCCCATACCCCACCAAGAACCCCTTCACCTGGCTATTCCTGCTGGTGTCCTGTCCCAACTACACTTACGAG GTCGGGTCCTGGATTGGCTTTGCCATCATGACGCAGTGTGTTCCAG TGGCCCTCTTCTCCTTGGTGGGCTTCACCCAGATGACTATCTGGGCCAAAGGCAAGCATCGCAGCTACCTGAAGGAGTTCCGTGACTACCCACCCCTGCGCATGCCCATTATCCCCTTCCTGCTCTGA
- the Tecr gene encoding very-long-chain enoyl-CoA reductase isoform X1 gives MLPSPAQSSFCEGRSEVWGLAAGSGHHSLVGRAEAGSGMDISLSMAAQEAHQGLDALPMPMPHKVAKKHKKAVLFFEVEILDAKTREKLCFLDKVEPQATIAEIKNLFTKTHPQWYPARQSLRLDPKGKSLKDEDVLQKLPVGTTATLFFRDLGAQISWVTVFLTEYAGPLFIYLLFYFRVPFIYGHKYDFTSSRHTVVHLACICHSFHYVKRLLETLFVHRFSHGTMPLRNIFKNCTYYWGFAAWMAYYINHPLYTPPTYGAQQVKLALTIFVICQLGNFSIHMALRDLRPAGSKTRKIPYPTKNPFTWLFLLVSCPNYTYEVGSWIGFAIMTQCVPVALFSLVGFTQMTIWAKGKHRSYLKEFRDYPPLRMPIIPFLL, from the exons ATGCTGCCCAGCCCAGCTCAGAGCAGCTTTTGTGAGGGGAGGTCGGAGGTGTGGGGGCTGGCGGCTGGCAGTGGGCATCACAGCCTGGTAGGCAGAGCAGAGGCCGGCAGTGGCATGGATATCAGCTTGAGCATGGCGGCCCAGGAGGCCCACCAAGGCCTCGATGCTCTTCCCATGCCCATGCCCCACAAGGTAGCCAAGAAGCATAAAAAGGCGGTTCTCTTCTTTGAGGTGGAGATTCTGGATGCGAAGACAAGGGAGAAGCTGTGCTTCCTGGACAAG GTGGAGCCTCAGGCCACCATTGCTGAAATCAAGAACCTCTTCACCAAGACAC ACCCGCAATGGTACCCTGCCCGACAGTCCCTCCGCCTGGACCCCA AGGGAAAGTCGCTGAAAGATGAAGATGTCTTGCAGAAGCTTCCTGTGGGCACCACAGCCACACTCTTCTTCCGGGACCTGGGAGCCCAGATCAGCTGGGTGACG GTCTTCCTGACTGAGTACGCTGGGCCTCTTTTCATCTACTTGCTCTTCTACTTCCGGGTGCCCTTCATTTATGGCCACAAATATGACTTCACATCCAGTCGGCACACGGTGGTGCA CCTTGCCTGCATCTGCCACTCATTCCACTACGTCAAGCGGCTGCTGGAGACGCTCTTCGTGCACCGCTTCTCTCACGGAACCATGCCCCTGAGAAACATCTTCAAA AACTGCACCTACTATTGGGGCTTTGCTGCATGGATGGCCTATTACATCAACCACCCTCTCTACACACCCCCTA CCTACGGAGCCCAGCAGGTTAAGTTGGCGCTGACCATCTTTGTG ATCTGCCAGCTTGGCAACTTCTCCATCCACATGGCTCTTCGGGACCTTCGGCCAGCTG GGTCCAAGACCAGGAAGATCCCATACCCCACCAAGAACCCCTTCACCTGGCTATTCCTGCTGGTGTCCTGTCCCAACTACACTTACGAG GTCGGGTCCTGGATTGGCTTTGCCATCATGACGCAGTGTGTTCCAG TGGCCCTCTTCTCCTTGGTGGGCTTCACCCAGATGACTATCTGGGCCAAAGGCAAGCATCGCAGCTACCTGAAGGAGTTCCGTGACTACCCACCCCTGCGCATGCCCATTATCCCCTTCCTGCTCTGA
- the Tecr gene encoding very-long-chain enoyl-CoA reductase isoform X3, which produces MKHYEVEILDAKTREKLCFLDKVEPQATIAEIKNLFTKTPDPQWYPARQSLRLDPKGKSLKDEDVLQKLPVGTTATLFFRDLGAQISWVTVFLTEYAGPLFIYLLFYFRVPFIYGHKYDFTSSRHTVVHLACICHSFHYVKRLLETLFVHRFSHGTMPLRNIFKNCTYYWGFAAWMAYYINHPLYTPPTYGAQQVKLALTIFVICQLGNFSIHMALRDLRPAGSKTRKIPYPTKNPFTWLFLLVSCPNYTYEVGSWIGFAIMTQCVPVALFSLVGFTQMTIWAKGKHRSYLKEFRDYPPLRMPIIPFLL; this is translated from the exons GTGGAGATTCTGGATGCGAAGACAAGGGAGAAGCTGTGCTTCCTGGACAAG GTGGAGCCTCAGGCCACCATTGCTGAAATCAAGAACCTCTTCACCAAGACAC CAGACCCGCAATGGTACCCTGCCCGACAGTCCCTCCGCCTGGACCCCA AGGGAAAGTCGCTGAAAGATGAAGATGTCTTGCAGAAGCTTCCTGTGGGCACCACAGCCACACTCTTCTTCCGGGACCTGGGAGCCCAGATCAGCTGGGTGACG GTCTTCCTGACTGAGTACGCTGGGCCTCTTTTCATCTACTTGCTCTTCTACTTCCGGGTGCCCTTCATTTATGGCCACAAATATGACTTCACATCCAGTCGGCACACGGTGGTGCA CCTTGCCTGCATCTGCCACTCATTCCACTACGTCAAGCGGCTGCTGGAGACGCTCTTCGTGCACCGCTTCTCTCACGGAACCATGCCCCTGAGAAACATCTTCAAA AACTGCACCTACTATTGGGGCTTTGCTGCATGGATGGCCTATTACATCAACCACCCTCTCTACACACCCCCTA CCTACGGAGCCCAGCAGGTTAAGTTGGCGCTGACCATCTTTGTG ATCTGCCAGCTTGGCAACTTCTCCATCCACATGGCTCTTCGGGACCTTCGGCCAGCTG GGTCCAAGACCAGGAAGATCCCATACCCCACCAAGAACCCCTTCACCTGGCTATTCCTGCTGGTGTCCTGTCCCAACTACACTTACGAG GTCGGGTCCTGGATTGGCTTTGCCATCATGACGCAGTGTGTTCCAG TGGCCCTCTTCTCCTTGGTGGGCTTCACCCAGATGACTATCTGGGCCAAAGGCAAGCATCGCAGCTACCTGAAGGAGTTCCGTGACTACCCACCCCTGCGCATGCCCATTATCCCCTTCCTGCTCTGA
- the Tecr gene encoding very-long-chain enoyl-CoA reductase isoform X4 has protein sequence MKHYEVEILDAKTREKLCFLDKVEPQATIAEIKNLFTKTHPQWYPARQSLRLDPKGKSLKDEDVLQKLPVGTTATLFFRDLGAQISWVTVFLTEYAGPLFIYLLFYFRVPFIYGHKYDFTSSRHTVVHLACICHSFHYVKRLLETLFVHRFSHGTMPLRNIFKNCTYYWGFAAWMAYYINHPLYTPPTYGAQQVKLALTIFVICQLGNFSIHMALRDLRPAGSKTRKIPYPTKNPFTWLFLLVSCPNYTYEVGSWIGFAIMTQCVPVALFSLVGFTQMTIWAKGKHRSYLKEFRDYPPLRMPIIPFLL, from the exons GTGGAGATTCTGGATGCGAAGACAAGGGAGAAGCTGTGCTTCCTGGACAAG GTGGAGCCTCAGGCCACCATTGCTGAAATCAAGAACCTCTTCACCAAGACAC ACCCGCAATGGTACCCTGCCCGACAGTCCCTCCGCCTGGACCCCA AGGGAAAGTCGCTGAAAGATGAAGATGTCTTGCAGAAGCTTCCTGTGGGCACCACAGCCACACTCTTCTTCCGGGACCTGGGAGCCCAGATCAGCTGGGTGACG GTCTTCCTGACTGAGTACGCTGGGCCTCTTTTCATCTACTTGCTCTTCTACTTCCGGGTGCCCTTCATTTATGGCCACAAATATGACTTCACATCCAGTCGGCACACGGTGGTGCA CCTTGCCTGCATCTGCCACTCATTCCACTACGTCAAGCGGCTGCTGGAGACGCTCTTCGTGCACCGCTTCTCTCACGGAACCATGCCCCTGAGAAACATCTTCAAA AACTGCACCTACTATTGGGGCTTTGCTGCATGGATGGCCTATTACATCAACCACCCTCTCTACACACCCCCTA CCTACGGAGCCCAGCAGGTTAAGTTGGCGCTGACCATCTTTGTG ATCTGCCAGCTTGGCAACTTCTCCATCCACATGGCTCTTCGGGACCTTCGGCCAGCTG GGTCCAAGACCAGGAAGATCCCATACCCCACCAAGAACCCCTTCACCTGGCTATTCCTGCTGGTGTCCTGTCCCAACTACACTTACGAG GTCGGGTCCTGGATTGGCTTTGCCATCATGACGCAGTGTGTTCCAG TGGCCCTCTTCTCCTTGGTGGGCTTCACCCAGATGACTATCTGGGCCAAAGGCAAGCATCGCAGCTACCTGAAGGAGTTCCGTGACTACCCACCCCTGCGCATGCCCATTATCCCCTTCCTGCTCTGA
- the Tecr gene encoding very-long-chain enoyl-CoA reductase isoform X6, producing MKHYEVEPQATIAEIKNLFTKTPDPQWYPARQSLRLDPKGKSLKDEDVLQKLPVGTTATLFFRDLGAQISWVTVFLTEYAGPLFIYLLFYFRVPFIYGHKYDFTSSRHTVVHLACICHSFHYVKRLLETLFVHRFSHGTMPLRNIFKNCTYYWGFAAWMAYYINHPLYTPPTYGAQQVKLALTIFVICQLGNFSIHMALRDLRPAGSKTRKIPYPTKNPFTWLFLLVSCPNYTYEVGSWIGFAIMTQCVPVALFSLVGFTQMTIWAKGKHRSYLKEFRDYPPLRMPIIPFLL from the exons GTGGAGCCTCAGGCCACCATTGCTGAAATCAAGAACCTCTTCACCAAGACAC CAGACCCGCAATGGTACCCTGCCCGACAGTCCCTCCGCCTGGACCCCA AGGGAAAGTCGCTGAAAGATGAAGATGTCTTGCAGAAGCTTCCTGTGGGCACCACAGCCACACTCTTCTTCCGGGACCTGGGAGCCCAGATCAGCTGGGTGACG GTCTTCCTGACTGAGTACGCTGGGCCTCTTTTCATCTACTTGCTCTTCTACTTCCGGGTGCCCTTCATTTATGGCCACAAATATGACTTCACATCCAGTCGGCACACGGTGGTGCA CCTTGCCTGCATCTGCCACTCATTCCACTACGTCAAGCGGCTGCTGGAGACGCTCTTCGTGCACCGCTTCTCTCACGGAACCATGCCCCTGAGAAACATCTTCAAA AACTGCACCTACTATTGGGGCTTTGCTGCATGGATGGCCTATTACATCAACCACCCTCTCTACACACCCCCTA CCTACGGAGCCCAGCAGGTTAAGTTGGCGCTGACCATCTTTGTG ATCTGCCAGCTTGGCAACTTCTCCATCCACATGGCTCTTCGGGACCTTCGGCCAGCTG GGTCCAAGACCAGGAAGATCCCATACCCCACCAAGAACCCCTTCACCTGGCTATTCCTGCTGGTGTCCTGTCCCAACTACACTTACGAG GTCGGGTCCTGGATTGGCTTTGCCATCATGACGCAGTGTGTTCCAG TGGCCCTCTTCTCCTTGGTGGGCTTCACCCAGATGACTATCTGGGCCAAAGGCAAGCATCGCAGCTACCTGAAGGAGTTCCGTGACTACCCACCCCTGCGCATGCCCATTATCCCCTTCCTGCTCTGA
- the Tecr gene encoding very-long-chain enoyl-CoA reductase isoform X8 — translation MKHYEVEPQATIAEIKNLFTKTQGKSLKDEDVLQKLPVGTTATLFFRDLGAQISWVTVFLTEYAGPLFIYLLFYFRVPFIYGHKYDFTSSRHTVVHLACICHSFHYVKRLLETLFVHRFSHGTMPLRNIFKNCTYYWGFAAWMAYYINHPLYTPPTYGAQQVKLALTIFVICQLGNFSIHMALRDLRPAGSKTRKIPYPTKNPFTWLFLLVSCPNYTYEVGSWIGFAIMTQCVPVALFSLVGFTQMTIWAKGKHRSYLKEFRDYPPLRMPIIPFLL, via the exons GTGGAGCCTCAGGCCACCATTGCTGAAATCAAGAACCTCTTCACCAAGACAC AGGGAAAGTCGCTGAAAGATGAAGATGTCTTGCAGAAGCTTCCTGTGGGCACCACAGCCACACTCTTCTTCCGGGACCTGGGAGCCCAGATCAGCTGGGTGACG GTCTTCCTGACTGAGTACGCTGGGCCTCTTTTCATCTACTTGCTCTTCTACTTCCGGGTGCCCTTCATTTATGGCCACAAATATGACTTCACATCCAGTCGGCACACGGTGGTGCA CCTTGCCTGCATCTGCCACTCATTCCACTACGTCAAGCGGCTGCTGGAGACGCTCTTCGTGCACCGCTTCTCTCACGGAACCATGCCCCTGAGAAACATCTTCAAA AACTGCACCTACTATTGGGGCTTTGCTGCATGGATGGCCTATTACATCAACCACCCTCTCTACACACCCCCTA CCTACGGAGCCCAGCAGGTTAAGTTGGCGCTGACCATCTTTGTG ATCTGCCAGCTTGGCAACTTCTCCATCCACATGGCTCTTCGGGACCTTCGGCCAGCTG GGTCCAAGACCAGGAAGATCCCATACCCCACCAAGAACCCCTTCACCTGGCTATTCCTGCTGGTGTCCTGTCCCAACTACACTTACGAG GTCGGGTCCTGGATTGGCTTTGCCATCATGACGCAGTGTGTTCCAG TGGCCCTCTTCTCCTTGGTGGGCTTCACCCAGATGACTATCTGGGCCAAAGGCAAGCATCGCAGCTACCTGAAGGAGTTCCGTGACTACCCACCCCTGCGCATGCCCATTATCCCCTTCCTGCTCTGA
- the Tecr gene encoding very-long-chain enoyl-CoA reductase isoform X5 translates to MKHYEVEILDAKTREKLCFLDKVEPQATIAEIKNLFTKTQGKSLKDEDVLQKLPVGTTATLFFRDLGAQISWVTVFLTEYAGPLFIYLLFYFRVPFIYGHKYDFTSSRHTVVHLACICHSFHYVKRLLETLFVHRFSHGTMPLRNIFKNCTYYWGFAAWMAYYINHPLYTPPTYGAQQVKLALTIFVICQLGNFSIHMALRDLRPAGSKTRKIPYPTKNPFTWLFLLVSCPNYTYEVGSWIGFAIMTQCVPVALFSLVGFTQMTIWAKGKHRSYLKEFRDYPPLRMPIIPFLL, encoded by the exons GTGGAGATTCTGGATGCGAAGACAAGGGAGAAGCTGTGCTTCCTGGACAAG GTGGAGCCTCAGGCCACCATTGCTGAAATCAAGAACCTCTTCACCAAGACAC AGGGAAAGTCGCTGAAAGATGAAGATGTCTTGCAGAAGCTTCCTGTGGGCACCACAGCCACACTCTTCTTCCGGGACCTGGGAGCCCAGATCAGCTGGGTGACG GTCTTCCTGACTGAGTACGCTGGGCCTCTTTTCATCTACTTGCTCTTCTACTTCCGGGTGCCCTTCATTTATGGCCACAAATATGACTTCACATCCAGTCGGCACACGGTGGTGCA CCTTGCCTGCATCTGCCACTCATTCCACTACGTCAAGCGGCTGCTGGAGACGCTCTTCGTGCACCGCTTCTCTCACGGAACCATGCCCCTGAGAAACATCTTCAAA AACTGCACCTACTATTGGGGCTTTGCTGCATGGATGGCCTATTACATCAACCACCCTCTCTACACACCCCCTA CCTACGGAGCCCAGCAGGTTAAGTTGGCGCTGACCATCTTTGTG ATCTGCCAGCTTGGCAACTTCTCCATCCACATGGCTCTTCGGGACCTTCGGCCAGCTG GGTCCAAGACCAGGAAGATCCCATACCCCACCAAGAACCCCTTCACCTGGCTATTCCTGCTGGTGTCCTGTCCCAACTACACTTACGAG GTCGGGTCCTGGATTGGCTTTGCCATCATGACGCAGTGTGTTCCAG TGGCCCTCTTCTCCTTGGTGGGCTTCACCCAGATGACTATCTGGGCCAAAGGCAAGCATCGCAGCTACCTGAAGGAGTTCCGTGACTACCCACCCCTGCGCATGCCCATTATCCCCTTCCTGCTCTGA